A region of the Nocardia nova SH22a genome:
CGCCGCGTCGGGATAGATCTCGATGACCGCGGATACCTGTTGGCCCATCCGCTCGTCGGGCACCGGGACGACGAGCGCGTCCGCGATGGACGGGTGGGCGTGCAGCGCCGCCTCGACCTCCTCGGCGAAGACCTTTTCGCCACCGGTGTTGATGCACTGCGAACCGCGGCCGAGAAACACTATAGTGCCGTCGGATTCGACCCGGCCCATATCCCCCAGCACCGCCAGCCGGGTTCCGTCGGCGCGGACCGGGAAGGTGCGCGCGGTCTTGTCCGCGTCGTTGTAGTAGCCGAGCGGGATGTTGCCGGTCCGCGCGATGTGGCCCTCCTGCGGCGACCCCGGGGTCAGTTCGCGCAACTCGTCGTCGACCACGATCATATTGGGCGACTTGGGCATTCGCAGACTGCCCGTTTCGTCGACCGTGAACGCGCCGTCGCTGCCGGTCTCCGAGGCGCCGAAATTGTCGCGCAACAACAGATCCGGCTTGACCGCGAGCATCCGCTGCCGCACCCCGACCGACCAGATCGCCCCGCCGGAGGTGATCGAGTACAGCGAACCGAAGTCGATGTCGTCCTTGCGCCGCTCCATCTCGTCCACCAGCGGCAGGCCCATGCCGTCACCGACGATCAGGATCACCTGCAGCGACTCCCGCTCGATCGCCTCGACCACCGCGCGGGGGTCGAAGTCGCGCATCAGCACCACCCGGGCGCCCAGGGTGAAGAAGGTGAACAGCGAGAACAGCGCCGCACCGTGCATCAGCGGCGCGGCGATGAGGAAGGAGAGTTCGGGGAATTCCTGTGCGGCGGAGCCGACTTCGCCGAGATTGCGCCGGACTTCGGTGCCGTAGGGGTTGCCGCCGGACAGCGGCCTGCGGAAGAAGTCGTCGTGACGCCACATCACCCCCTTCGGATAGCCCGTGGTCCCGCCGGTGTAGAGCACATACAGATCGTCACCACTGCGCGGCCCGAAGTCGGCGGTCGACGGCAAGGCGTCGGAATCGGCGAAGGACACGACCGCGACCGAACATGCCGCGGCCGCATCACGCAGCTCGGAGGTGACCGCGCCGATGACGACCACACAGCGCAGCACCGGACAGGACCCGAGCAGAGCGGCCAGCGTGCGTTGATGTTCGGGCAGTTCGACCACGATCGCGACCGAATCCGAATTGGTGAAGATGTATTCGAGCTCCCCCGGCGTATACCGATAGTTGACATTGATCGGCACCGCCCGGACCTTGATCAACCCGAGAATGCTCGTGACGTGCTCGACACTGTTCTTCAGAAACAGCGAAACATGTTCCCCCGCAACGATACCGGCCTCGGCGAACAACCGCCCCGCCCGATTCGCCGCACCATCCAGATCCGCATAGCTCAGGCTCTCACCGTCGTAGGTCAACGCCGTCCGCCCGGGCACCGCCGCGGCCACCGTCTCGAAGACATCGGCAATGTTGAACTGCACCATCATCTCTTCCCATCGTCCACGCACGCCGAACACTACGCAGAATCCGGTGCGTGGCGGAGGAAATCACGGTGGAGAGCGGGCGGGCCGACGATTCGACTACGAGGCGGGCGTCCCGGTCTCCTGCCGAGCGGGTTCGGTCCGTCCGGCCGCGTACAGGGCCTCTACCCGGCGGCCCCATTCCGGATCGCCGTCGACCCTGCGCCGGTAGATCGCGTAGATCTTGTCGGCCAGTTCCATATCCGGGTCGTCGGTGAAGCGCAGGGCGGACTGTTTGGCCAGGCGCGGCAGGATGAAGTCGTCGCCGGAGACGTGGACCGGGTCGTTCATGTAGCGGTCCAGGGCGTTCAGGTCGGGGATCGCGCTGAGGTAGGCGTGGGTGAAGCCTTCCGCCGGATCGCCGAGATAGGGGCCGACCGTGGAGAACACCGACGATTCGACCGACGCGGTACGACGCATCGCGGCGAGCACTTCTTCCCGCTCCTCCTCGCTCACGTCGGGCTTGAAGCTGAACCGCTGCATGAGAACAATCATTTCCACTCCTCGAGTAGTGCACTGACTAGTGCAATTTAGCGCACCCGAAAGTGTAATTGCTAGGGTTGGCGCGTGCATCGAACCGACGCGGAGCGCCCGACCGGGCGGATCGACAAGCGGCAAGCCATCCTGGACGCCGCCTTCGCGATCTTCGCCAGGGACGGCTACCACCAGGCGGGGGTCGACGCGATCGCCGCCGAAGCCGCAGTCGCGAAGCACACGATCTACAACCACTTCGGCGACAAGGAAACCCTCTTCCGGGCGGTCGTCGCCGATCTCGCCGAGCGGGCCCTGACCCGGAACATCGCCGCCGTCGAACTCCTCGACACCGGCGGTGACCTCACCAGATCACTGACCGGAACCGGTCTCGGGCTCGCCGAGTGCTACTGCGACGATCGCTCCGCGGCACTGCGCAGACTCCTGCACGCGCAGCTGCCGACCATGCCCGACCTGCTCGACCTGGTACGAGACAAGGCCACCGACCGGGTCAACGAGGCACTCGCGGCCCGGCTGGCCCGACTCGCTCTGGCGGGCAAACTCGCCCTCGACTGCGATCCCACCATCGCCGCGGAACAGTTCGGGGCCCTGCTCACCGCACCCCTGGAAGCCCGAACCCGCATGGGCACCAAGAAGATTCCGAAATCCGAGATCCGCGAGGTCACCCGCAACGCGGTCGGCACTTTTCTGCTGGCCTTCGGCGCCCGGTCCTGACCCAACTGCCGGGTCGCCGACTCGAGTCGGACGGTGTGCCACCCAGGCCCGGGATCATTTCCTCATAGTGCTGACAGTTCGCGCCAACGGTGCGCTCATGAACGGTGGGGACACTCGATTCGGACGGCGTGGCCCACGGCCCGGTTTCGGAGCCGCGCCGCCGACACCTGACAGCGCGGTCGTGCGGCGGGACTCGCGCGTCCGGCATCGAACAGGGAGGAATGATGATCGAGGCTTGTCGGCTGACGAAGCGATACGGGAACAAGACCGCTGTCGACGGATTGGACTTCACCGTCCGGCCCGGTGTGGTGACCGGATTCCTGGGCCCGAACGGTGCGGGGAAATCCACCACGATGCGCATGATCATCGGGCTCGACGCACCCAGCGACGGATCCGTGAGCGTCAACGGACGCCGGTACGCGGAGCATTCCGCACCGCTGCAGGAGGTCGGCGCGTTGCTGGAGGCCCGGTCGATCCATCCGGGCCGGTCGGCGTTCAACCATCTGCTGGCGCTGGCCCGCACCCACGGGATACCGCGGCGCCGGGTATCGGAGGTGATCGAACTGACGGGTCTCGAGGCGGTCGCGAACAAGCGGGCCGGGGGCCTCTCACTCGGTATGGGACAGCGTCTCGGCGTCGCCGCGGCACTGCTGGGCGATCCGGCGACCGTGCTGCTCGACGAGCCGGTGAACGGATTGGATCCCGACGGGGTGCTGTGGATCCGCAATCTCCTCACCACTCTCGCCGGTGAGGGGCGCACGGTGTTCATCTCCTCGCATCTGATGAGCGAAATGGCTCTGGTGGCCGAACATCTCATCATCGTCGGGCGCGGCAAGCTGCTCGCCGACACGGCGATGACCGAGCTGGTCCGCCGGGCCGGTGGCGATACGGTCACCGTGGCCAGCTCGAACCCGGTGCGGTTGCGCGAGGCGCTGGCCCGCCCCGGCGTACGGGTCACCGGGCGGGGCGAAACCTTGCAGGTGAGTGGAATGTCGGCGCGCGCAATCGGATCCACGGCCGCCGACCACCACATCGCACTCCACGAACTCACCACCCGAACCGTTTCACTGGAGCAGGCATTCATGGACCTGACCCACGATGCCGTCGAATACCGGGGCGACACCGGAACCGAACGGCTCGGGAGCGCGGCATGAGCGCGACTGTCACGCACGCTCCGGCGCCCACCGCGACACGACATCCCCGGACCCGCTACCGGGTGACCGGCATCCGGGTGCTGCGGTCGGAGTGGACGAAGCTGTGGTCGCTGCGTTCCACCTGGATCACCCTCGGGCTCGGACTGCTGTTCCTGGTGGGCTTCGGCGTCGTCGCCGCCGTCCAGTACCGGTCCAAGGCCGAGGCGGGGCAGACGGCGGGGACGCAGTGGGCGGACGCGACGACGCTGAGCCTGTCCCTGTTCGGCATCGACTTCGCGGAACTGGCACTGGGCGTACTGGGCGTTCTCATGGTGGCCGGCGAATACTCGACCGGCACGATCCGGTCCACCCTGTCCGCCGTACCGCGCCGACTGCCCGTGCTCTGGTCCAAGGTGACCGTCTACGGCGTGGTCGCATTGATCACCGGCACCGCCGGTGCGTTCGCGACCTTCCTGATCGATCACCGGTTGACCGCCGGAACCGCTGCGGTGCAATCGATTACGGATGCGGGTGTGCTGCGCGCACTGGTCGGAGCGGGCCTCTATCTCGCGCTGGTGGGCGTGATCGGCGCCGCACTCGGTGCCACGATGCGCTCGGTGGCGGGCAGCGTCGCGGTGCTGATCGGCGTGTTACTGCTGCTTCCCAGCCTGGTTTCACTGCTGCCGCACGACTGGCAGGACCCCGTGAGCCGGTATCTGCCCAGCAATGCCGGACAGGCCATGTTCGCACTGCATCACGACACGAGCACGCTGTCACCGGCGGCCGGGCTGCTCGTCCTGCTCGGCTGGACGGTGCTCGCACTGGCCGCAGGCGCCTACCGTCTGGCGCGCACCGACGCATAGGGGAATACTGATCGATTGGGGTATCGGACGCATGCGATGCCTGTGCACGCCCGCCACCGCTGCCGGAGAGTACGCCCGTCCCCGGACCTGATCATCGGGCGGCCGAACGAGTCGACCGGCCGCCGGACTCGGCGCTCTTCCAACCGGAAATGCAAGCGGGAAATGCAACAGCAAATATTCAGCAACTATACTGGCCGTGGATCGCGTGCGGACCTGAGCCAGTTCCGGTGCGAGTGGTTCCGCGACCGGAGGTGGTGACAATGGCAATGATCCGGGAAATATCCCTCCCCCTGTCCGGATTGCTGGTGCAGTGGCGCGCCGACGACGGACATTCACGTATCACATCCCCCGCCGGTGAGACCCCGCTGACGCCGAGCGTCACCGTGTGGCAGCCGTGCGCCGGACCGGACACGATATTCGCGGCGTCCGGCGCCGCCCGGGACGGCACGGATTCGTGGTGGGCGGTGTGGGGTATCTGCCCGCCGGAACAGACCGATGTGATCGTCGTGCTGCCCGACGGCTCCACCCCGGCGGTCGGACGCGCCGATCGCCTCTGGGCCGCGGAGTGGACGGGCCCGCCGCGCTCGGTGCGGGTCCGGATCGGCGGACACGAGGCCGCGGTGCCGTTCGAGGTCCCCTCGTTCATGGGCTCCGGCGGGGCCGGGCCGCGCACCGGCCGGATCGCCGCGGGCTGGGCGCAGTTCGCCGAATAACCGCAGTGGTCGAGGGTCGGCCACCGCGATCGACTTTGTGCCGATTTCCATTGTGCCCGTACGTATTCGGACCGCGATCGCCGATCAGCAGCCGTGCGCCTCCGGCCCGGCCCCGCGCAGATCGGCCCCGCAGGCCGCGGCCACCTGCCACCCCGTCGCGGTGGAGACGGTGGACGACACCTTGTCCCCCTCCGCGATGTGGAGGGTACGGTGACTCGCGGTCCAGATCGGCGACTACGCACCGCTCCTGACCATCGAATCCCGAGTGAACTGCTGGTAATACGGGTTTGTTGCAACGAGAGTGTCGTGCGCGCCTGCCGCCTCGACCCTTCCGCCGTTCATCACCACGATCGAATCGGCGTTACGCACTGTGGAGAAGCGGTGCGCCACGATGATCACCGTGCAACTGCCCCGCAGGTTTCGCAATGTCTCGGCTATTGCCTTCTCGCTGATCGGGTCCAGGTTGGCGGTGGGTTCGTCGAGTAGCAGAAGCCGGGACTTGGCGAGCAGCGCCCGGGCGATGGCGAGTCGCTGTCGTTCCCCTCCCGAAAGCGTCTTACCGTGCTCGCCCACCACCGAATCGAGTCCGTCACCGAGTCGGTCGATGACCTCGTCGAACCCGGACATGACAGCCGCGGCGGTGATGTCGGCCTCGGAGGCCCCGGGCACCGTGTACACCAGATTGTCGCGCACGGTCCCGTCCATCACGGGTGCGTCCTGCTCCACGTAGGAGATTCCGCTGCGGTACTGCCGCAGTGACAGATCCCAGATGTCTTCTCCGTCGAAGGCGATCGACCCGCTGACGGGGCGATAAAAGCGCTCGATGAGCGAGAGAATCGTGCTCTTCCCACTTCCGGATCGGCCGACGAGGGCGATCTGCGCGCCCGGTTCGACAGTGAAGGACACCCCGCGCAGTATCGGCTGGCCGGGACGGTAGGCGAACGAGACATCGTCGAACCGAAGCGAGGCAGGCCGCCTGGGAACGGCGAGTTCGTCGGCGTGCGCGGTCACCTGTGGGCCTCGGCTCGAGATCGGCACCGAGTCTTCTTCAGCCTCGAGGGAGAATGCCTCGTCGACGCGTTGAAAAGACGCCATCCCGCGCTGGAGCGAGCCGAGCAGCGCAACGGCTCCCGACACCGGAGTCACCAGCAGATTGGAATAGAGCAGGAACGCGACCAACTCGCTCAGTGACAGAGATCCCGAGGCTACAAGACTGCCGCCGGCCAGTAGAACGATCAGGAAGGAACCATTCGCGACGATCAATGTCGTCGGCTGAATGACGGCCTCGAGGCGTGCTGCCGACAGACCGCTTCCGTATGCCTCGCGCGCTTTGCCGGTCAGGCGTTGTACCTCTCGCTCGGTCGCATGGCTCGCGCGCACGGTTCTGATGGAACTCAGCGCGCGCTCCGCATCCGACGACAGGTCGCCGATGCTGGTTTGAATCCGCTCTGCGGCGAGCCGGATTCCCGACAACGCCCTGGTCACGATGAATGCCGTCAACAAGGTGGTGACGAGAGAAACGAGAGTCAGTGGAAAACTGATCCACGACATCAGGGACACCGCGGCCACCACCGCGCCGGTCGAGATGACGAGCTGGACGACCGGTCCCACGGCGTTCTCGCGAAGCAGCGAGGTGTCGACACTGAGACGGGCGCCGAGATCGCCGACTCGCTGTGTGTCGAAAACCTTCATGCGCAGCCGTAGCAGGTGGTCGATCAGCCTGGTGCGTAACCCGAGCACGACGCGCTCACCCGCTTTGGCGGTCACGTAGGTTCCCGCGACCTCGAACGCGCCCTGTGCCACCACCGCCGCGCACAGCAGCGAGACCAGGCCGACTATGCCGGATCCGGCCGACACAGCGTCGATGATCCGCATGGTGATCAAGGGGTTCAGCATGCTCAGGCCGGTGCCGGCCGCGAGCAGCAACACCCCGCCGAGCATCTCGGCGCGATGGGTTACCAGCAATCTCTGCAGATCTCGATAGCCGACCTTGCGCGCAGGGCCGGGCTCCGCAGGTACGTCGGCAAACGAATCGGTAGGGATCACGCTATCGCCGCCGTTCGATTGGTGGGACCGCGAACAGCCTGCTCATGGAGCCGTCCGGAATCAACTCATTGACCATATGCCCATCGACCTCCAACCACGCGTGAGCACCGAAGGGCGACTTCGTCTGCACACCCACACTCCATGTGGGCCAGGTGCCTTGGAACCGGCACGCGATCGCAGCGCTGACGGAACGCAGCAGACAGCCTTCCCGACTCGCGCAACGCAAGCTCACACTGACAACAGCGTCGCGACAGGCGAGTGCCTCCTCATAGGTCGCGGGGCGTGCGCCTCGCCGCAACTGTTCCAGACACCAGCGAAGATACTGGGGGGCCAGACGTGTGAGTACGGCTGCGATAGCAATGGACGCCAAAGCGATTACGCGATGGTGCGCGCGCGAAGGTGAACTCGGCGATTCCAATACTGATTGATATGTCATTCGGTCAGCAACCCCGCCCCTGACAGTTCTTCTATTATTCTGGTGACATCTGCTTCTGCTTGCTCCGGTTCGACATCGAACGAATCGACGATTGCCCGCACGGCGGCTGCACGGGATCCAGACACTATCAGTGTTTCCATTACGCGGTGGCCGGTGTCGTTGATCTCCCAGTAGATGCCGGTTCGCGAATTCAGCAGTATTGCACCGTTTTCGGTCTTCGCGACGTCCGTGTGTGCAGTCAGCTTTGCCATCTGCCCTCCTCCACTGCCTCGACCCACAGGGCATTGGCCAGCGTATTGTCCAGACCTCCGGACACCAATGCCGTATCCGTCGGATTATATTCGAGAATTTCGCGTATACGGTGTGCGTCGACGAGGCCACGGTCCACCAGACCCGACGAAGCCACCGTCTCGACGATCGTTGCCGCATGTAGCGTGAGACCGTCGGCTTTGTCAGAGGACCCGGTTCCTTTCGTCTGGCGGTCGAGAAGCGTAGGATCCACGATCGGGCGCATCGCCTCTTTTATCAACGTTTTGAAATCCCACGGACTTGCTCTGAGCAGTGGTTCCACAACCATCGCCGCCTCCACGACACGATCGTCGAAGAATGGTGACTCCATCGCGATACCGTTCTGCTCGCTCATTTGATGTAGTACTCGCGTGGTTCGAGTGCCGAACCGGATCGCATAGAGATCGGCGCTGATTCCGCGTTCGCGGTGCAACGGCAGTGCATGATCGACTGATTCCGATAATGCGGAATATGCGAGACGACGCGCTTTATCGGTTGCCCAGACCGGCATGAGCGGAAACATGTCCCATCCGAGAATATCCGGCGTGCTACCCGTCCTCGGCCGACTCCCCGCCGCGACCGAGGACGCGGCCCGCGCGAGCCAACGGGAGTACGACTCACACCGCGTCACGGCCCTCATCGTTGCGACAGGCGGCCACTTCTCCTGTACGCGGTGCGCCCGGAGGTGGCGGATCGCCTGCGTGGGGCGGCGCCGAAGCTGATCGCGCACGTGGGTCGCCGGCGGAGTGAACAGGTGGTCGCCACCTATCCCGGTCAGATGAAGTTGCCGGTTCGCGGCACGCAAGGACGCGTAACCCGCGAACTGCCTGCGCGCGTCCAGCAAGGTTGTCGCTGGCTCATCGGTCCGATACAGCGGCTCTCGCAGTCCGGAGTAGAACAGCGGCAGTTCCGAGGCGGCAACGATCACTCGGTCGATGTTGTCCAGTGCGGCCGCCGATCGGTTGGCCCATTCCATGTCCGCGTCCGCAGGATCACGACTCGCGATGGTGCGGGCCGTGAATCGGTCGGTGGAGGCCGACACGAGGTGCGTGATCGGTGTCGAATCCAAGCCGC
Encoded here:
- a CDS encoding AMP-binding protein — encoded protein: MQFNIADVFETVAAAVPGRTALTYDGESLSYADLDGAANRAGRLFAEAGIVAGEHVSLFLKNSVEHVTSILGLIKVRAVPINVNYRYTPGELEYIFTNSDSVAIVVELPEHQRTLAALLGSCPVLRCVVVIGAVTSELRDAAAACSVAVVSFADSDALPSTADFGPRSGDDLYVLYTGGTTGYPKGVMWRHDDFFRRPLSGGNPYGTEVRRNLGEVGSAAQEFPELSFLIAAPLMHGAALFSLFTFFTLGARVVLMRDFDPRAVVEAIERESLQVILIVGDGMGLPLVDEMERRKDDIDFGSLYSITSGGAIWSVGVRQRMLAVKPDLLLRDNFGASETGSDGAFTVDETGSLRMPKSPNMIVVDDELRELTPGSPQEGHIARTGNIPLGYYNDADKTARTFPVRADGTRLAVLGDMGRVESDGTIVFLGRGSQCINTGGEKVFAEEVEAALHAHPSIADALVVPVPDERMGQQVSAVIEIYPDAARPSLEDIQEHCRKTLAGYKIPRSMALVDEVKRTPAGKADYRWAKEVAAR
- a CDS encoding Dabb family protein; the protein is MIVLMQRFSFKPDVSEEEREEVLAAMRRTASVESSVFSTVGPYLGDPAEGFTHAYLSAIPDLNALDRYMNDPVHVSGDDFILPRLAKQSALRFTDDPDMELADKIYAIYRRRVDGDPEWGRRVEALYAAGRTEPARQETGTPAS
- a CDS encoding TetR/AcrR family transcriptional regulator — encoded protein: MHRTDAERPTGRIDKRQAILDAAFAIFARDGYHQAGVDAIAAEAAVAKHTIYNHFGDKETLFRAVVADLAERALTRNIAAVELLDTGGDLTRSLTGTGLGLAECYCDDRSAALRRLLHAQLPTMPDLLDLVRDKATDRVNEALAARLARLALAGKLALDCDPTIAAEQFGALLTAPLEARTRMGTKKIPKSEIREVTRNAVGTFLLAFGARS
- a CDS encoding ABC transporter ATP-binding protein — translated: MIEACRLTKRYGNKTAVDGLDFTVRPGVVTGFLGPNGAGKSTTMRMIIGLDAPSDGSVSVNGRRYAEHSAPLQEVGALLEARSIHPGRSAFNHLLALARTHGIPRRRVSEVIELTGLEAVANKRAGGLSLGMGQRLGVAAALLGDPATVLLDEPVNGLDPDGVLWIRNLLTTLAGEGRTVFISSHLMSEMALVAEHLIIVGRGKLLADTAMTELVRRAGGDTVTVASSNPVRLREALARPGVRVTGRGETLQVSGMSARAIGSTAADHHIALHELTTRTVSLEQAFMDLTHDAVEYRGDTGTERLGSAA
- a CDS encoding ABC transporter permease subunit produces the protein MSATVTHAPAPTATRHPRTRYRVTGIRVLRSEWTKLWSLRSTWITLGLGLLFLVGFGVVAAVQYRSKAEAGQTAGTQWADATTLSLSLFGIDFAELALGVLGVLMVAGEYSTGTIRSTLSAVPRRLPVLWSKVTVYGVVALITGTAGAFATFLIDHRLTAGTAAVQSITDAGVLRALVGAGLYLALVGVIGAALGATMRSVAGSVAVLIGVLLLLPSLVSLLPHDWQDPVSRYLPSNAGQAMFALHHDTSTLSPAAGLLVLLGWTVLALAAGAYRLARTDA
- a CDS encoding ABC transporter ATP-binding protein produces the protein MIPTDSFADVPAEPGPARKVGYRDLQRLLVTHRAEMLGGVLLLAAGTGLSMLNPLITMRIIDAVSAGSGIVGLVSLLCAAVVAQGAFEVAGTYVTAKAGERVVLGLRTRLIDHLLRLRMKVFDTQRVGDLGARLSVDTSLLRENAVGPVVQLVISTGAVVAAVSLMSWISFPLTLVSLVTTLLTAFIVTRALSGIRLAAERIQTSIGDLSSDAERALSSIRTVRASHATEREVQRLTGKAREAYGSGLSAARLEAVIQPTTLIVANGSFLIVLLAGGSLVASGSLSLSELVAFLLYSNLLVTPVSGAVALLGSLQRGMASFQRVDEAFSLEAEEDSVPISSRGPQVTAHADELAVPRRPASLRFDDVSFAYRPGQPILRGVSFTVEPGAQIALVGRSGSGKSTILSLIERFYRPVSGSIAFDGEDIWDLSLRQYRSGISYVEQDAPVMDGTVRDNLVYTVPGASEADITAAAVMSGFDEVIDRLGDGLDSVVGEHGKTLSGGERQRLAIARALLAKSRLLLLDEPTANLDPISEKAIAETLRNLRGSCTVIIVAHRFSTVRNADSIVVMNGGRVEAAGAHDTLVATNPYYQQFTRDSMVRSGA
- a CDS encoding lasso peptide biosynthesis B2 protein, with the protein product MTYQSVLESPSSPSRAHHRVIALASIAIAAVLTRLAPQYLRWCLEQLRRGARPATYEEALACRDAVVSVSLRCASREGCLLRSVSAAIACRFQGTWPTWSVGVQTKSPFGAHAWLEVDGHMVNELIPDGSMSRLFAVPPIERRR
- a CDS encoding lasso peptide biosynthesis PqqD family chaperone, whose product is MAKLTAHTDVAKTENGAILLNSRTGIYWEINDTGHRVMETLIVSGSRAAAVRAIVDSFDVEPEQAEADVTRIIEELSGAGLLTE
- a CDS encoding asparagine synthase-related protein, with the translated sequence MEEYFIVLPDSEGLLEGLAPLPLPEIRQRVDYPSGNAWIVGSWNSDRVISAHGRASSVVFIGSTLIPHMSYVENFLSAPDTRRLDTLAHEIHGSQYIIAWDGSAAHVQGSGSGIRKLFHTRVNGMPIAGSRADHLAQLRGAELDERQLALRLMDYVPHPLDVNPVWGSVHAVPPGYAIRMSGSREPALRRWWQPPRAELGLAEGAARVRDALELAVRARTSTVDRVGCDLSGGLDSTPITHLVSASTDRFTARTIASRDPADADMEWANRSAAALDNIDRVIVAASELPLFYSGLREPLYRTDEPATTLLDARRQFAGYASLRAANRQLHLTGIGGDHLFTPPATHVRDQLRRRPTQAIRHLRAHRVQEKWPPVATMRAVTRCESYSRWLARAASSVAAGSRPRTGSTPDILGWDMFPLMPVWATDKARRLAYSALSESVDHALPLHRERGISADLYAIRFGTRTTRVLHQMSEQNGIAMESPFFDDRVVEAAMVVEPLLRASPWDFKTLIKEAMRPIVDPTLLDRQTKGTGSSDKADGLTLHAATIVETVASSGLVDRGLVDAHRIREILEYNPTDTALVSGGLDNTLANALWVEAVEEGRWQS